The following are from one region of the Bacteroidia bacterium genome:
- a CDS encoding PHP domain-containing protein has translation MIDNELVVKILQKTTALLEIVGENPFRAKSFAIAAQNIASFPESLESYVTKGIKPNIPGVGAGIWKEIVELFKENTFQPMQEVLKILPPELPELLNVPGIGPKKIQQLWIQAQITSPKELLQACYENKLLNIKGFGEKSQKNIQRALEFYLANQGFYHLHTAYALWDSFAQKFPYPVFPVGELRRFCPTIQQIEGLTKLNQTIDFQLDNWILNVQNDDFADFFSLDKQHHIRIYKSSSETFYKSYFLLTGSQIHIEAVLKETELNFQSEEEIYQANGFTFVPPECREGIGELENTEQKVAHLIDKKDVVGIFHAHTTWSDGANSLSEMVDACQKNGYHYLGISDHSQSAFYANGLSIGRVTAQQEEIRSINQKLTDFTVFSGIESDILPSGELDYPEEILKTFDFVIASIHSSFNMNAEEATRRLIKAIENPYTRILGHPTGRLLLIRSGYPIHHQYIIDACAANHVAIELNCNPYRLDIDWTWIPYMAEKNVLCVLSPDAHSLKGIQDIHWGVQVARKGMLAAEQCVNCWNTEEVRIWLTNK, from the coding sequence ATGATTGATAATGAATTAGTTGTTAAGATTTTACAGAAAACAACAGCTTTATTGGAAATAGTGGGCGAAAATCCTTTTAGGGCTAAATCTTTTGCTATCGCGGCACAAAATATTGCAAGTTTTCCAGAATCGCTCGAATCCTATGTAACCAAAGGCATAAAACCAAATATTCCCGGCGTGGGTGCAGGTATCTGGAAAGAAATCGTTGAATTATTCAAAGAGAATACATTTCAGCCGATGCAAGAGGTTTTGAAAATATTGCCTCCCGAACTCCCTGAACTCCTAAACGTACCCGGAATCGGACCCAAAAAAATCCAGCAACTCTGGATACAAGCTCAAATCACCTCCCCAAAAGAACTTTTACAGGCCTGCTACGAAAATAAATTACTGAATATCAAGGGTTTTGGAGAAAAATCCCAAAAAAACATACAACGTGCATTAGAATTTTACTTAGCTAATCAAGGGTTTTATCACCTCCATACGGCTTATGCACTTTGGGATTCTTTTGCCCAAAAATTTCCCTATCCGGTGTTTCCCGTAGGAGAATTAAGGCGCTTCTGCCCAACTATTCAACAGATAGAAGGATTAACAAAACTTAACCAAACAATTGATTTTCAATTAGATAACTGGATTTTAAACGTACAAAATGATGATTTTGCTGACTTTTTTTCTTTGGACAAACAGCATCATATTCGTATTTACAAATCAAGTTCTGAAACGTTTTACAAATCTTATTTTTTGCTGACCGGCAGCCAGATTCATATCGAGGCTGTTCTGAAAGAAACTGAACTAAACTTTCAATCAGAAGAGGAAATTTATCAAGCTAACGGCTTTACTTTTGTTCCGCCGGAATGTAGGGAAGGCATTGGAGAATTAGAAAATACCGAACAAAAAGTAGCGCATTTGATTGATAAAAAGGATGTTGTCGGCATTTTCCATGCGCATACAACTTGGTCAGATGGTGCAAATTCTTTGTCGGAAATGGTAGATGCCTGCCAAAAAAATGGTTATCATTACTTAGGGATTTCTGACCATAGTCAATCTGCTTTTTATGCCAACGGGCTATCTATTGGCAGAGTAACGGCTCAACAAGAAGAGATTAGATCCATAAACCAGAAATTAACTGATTTTACCGTTTTTTCCGGTATCGAATCCGATATTTTGCCTTCTGGAGAGTTAGATTACCCTGAAGAGATTTTAAAGACCTTTGATTTTGTGATTGCTTCTATTCATAGTTCGTTTAATATGAATGCTGAAGAGGCTACGCGCCGGCTTATAAAAGCTATCGAAAATCCATATACCCGAATTTTAGGCCATCCAACAGGCAGGCTGCTGCTCATAAGATCCGGCTACCCAATTCATCATCAATATATTATAGACGCGTGTGCGGCTAATCATGTTGCTATCGAGTTAAATTGCAATCCATATCGCTTAGATATTGACTGGACTTGGATTCCCTATATGGCTGAAAAAAATGTTTTGTGCGTTTTATCACCGGATGCACACAGCCTCAAAGGGATACAAGACATTCATTGGGGAGTTCAGGTTGCCCGAAAAGGAATGCTGGCTGCCGAACAGTGTGTTAATTGTTGGAATACAGAAGAAGTGCGTATTTGGCTTACTAACAAGTAG
- a CDS encoding acyltransferase — MPRRIKSGLIQMSLPMTEGQGSIPEIIEAMFQKHIPYIESAGKQGVQILCLQEIFNTPYFCPGQNASWYASAEPVPGPTTERLAEYAKKYNMVLIVPIYEKEQAGFLYNTAAVLDADGTYLGKYRKTHIPHTSGFWEKFFFRPGNLGYPVFETKYAKVGVYICYDRHFPEGARALGLNGAEIVYNPSATVAGLSQYLWKLEQPAHAAANGYFMGCINRVGIEQPWNVGKFYGNSYFVDPRGQIFACASENNDELLVAEFDLDMIDEVRSVWQFFRDRRPDMYAPLVQP; from the coding sequence ATGCCAAGGCGTATTAAATCTGGGTTAATCCAAATGAGCCTTCCCATGACGGAGGGGCAAGGAAGCATCCCTGAAATTATCGAAGCGATGTTTCAGAAGCATATTCCATACATTGAATCTGCGGGCAAACAAGGAGTTCAGATACTGTGTTTACAGGAGATTTTTAATACGCCTTACTTTTGCCCCGGCCAAAATGCAAGTTGGTATGCCTCTGCTGAGCCTGTTCCCGGGCCTACCACAGAACGGCTTGCCGAATATGCTAAAAAATATAATATGGTACTGATTGTACCTATCTATGAAAAAGAGCAGGCCGGCTTTTTATACAACACAGCCGCAGTATTGGATGCTGACGGAACCTATCTGGGAAAATACCGCAAAACACATATACCGCACACATCAGGCTTTTGGGAAAAGTTCTTTTTCCGTCCGGGAAATTTAGGCTACCCTGTTTTTGAGACAAAATATGCCAAAGTTGGGGTTTATATTTGCTATGACCGGCATTTCCCCGAAGGTGCTCGTGCATTAGGGTTAAATGGAGCCGAAATCGTCTATAATCCTTCGGCAACCGTTGCCGGACTTTCCCAATATCTATGGAAGTTAGAGCAGCCTGCCCATGCAGCCGCCAACGGCTATTTTATGGGCTGCATCAACAGGGTAGGCATCGAACAGCCTTGGAACGTAGGTAAATTCTACGGAAACTCCTACTTTGTAGATCCACGCGGCCAAATATTCGCCTGCGCATCCGAAAATAATGACGAACTTTTAGTCGCAGAATTTGACCTCGATATGATTGATGAAGTGCGCTCTGTATGGCAGTTTTTCAGAGACCGCCGACCAGATATGTATGCACCTCTCGTGCAACCCTAA
- a CDS encoding peptidylprolyl isomerase, which translates to MTAEIITNRGTLLVEFYEQDAPKTVANFVKLAKAKFYDGLKWHRVIPQFVIQGGCPNSRAGATGHPGTGGPGYSIPCELTGGNQYHDRGVLSMAHAGRNTGGSQFFVVLSRAQTAHLDGNHTCFGKVVQGLDTLDLIKQGDDIQQIIIHE; encoded by the coding sequence ATGACGGCTGAAATAATCACAAACCGAGGTACGTTACTGGTAGAGTTTTATGAGCAAGATGCTCCTAAGACCGTTGCAAACTTTGTTAAGTTGGCGAAGGCTAAGTTTTATGATGGTTTAAAATGGCATCGGGTAATCCCGCAATTTGTAATCCAAGGTGGCTGCCCAAACAGCCGAGCAGGTGCAACGGGACATCCCGGAACAGGAGGCCCTGGATATAGTATCCCATGCGAACTTACCGGCGGTAATCAATACCATGACAGAGGCGTTTTGTCTATGGCTCATGCCGGCAGAAATACAGGAGGATCCCAGTTCTTTGTTGTACTCTCCAGAGCGCAAACAGCCCATTTAGACGGAAATCACACCTGCTTCGGAAAAGTAGTTCAAGGATTAGACACCCTCGACTTAATCAAGCAAGGTGATGATATACAGCAAATTATCATTCATGAATAA